Proteins found in one Poecilia reticulata strain Guanapo linkage group LG6, Guppy_female_1.0+MT, whole genome shotgun sequence genomic segment:
- the mlc1 gene encoding membrane protein MLC1 isoform X1, with protein MQREDLSAREEFTYSRTSTLERSNGTLGRRGDRSLERRLDRGERERPERDSYTVDVRASDLQLAQPEPLKHPCFSYRAWLYSVLIGGSLLITSGFSLYLGNVFPVAMDYLRCAAGSGIPAAIASFAIAKKRRVAVSDFQVVYVSTFAVTTTCLVWFGCKLVLNPSAVNINFNLILMIVLEVLMATTVILSARSADDCCCHRKSYDRPVVVKPAVFPTRLLKAYSVIEVIVGISAVFGGIIALNMDALLPGPYLSVTFFWILVACFPSAIASHVVSEYPNKCLVEVLIAISSVTSPLLFSASGFLSSSVISFIDIFLHDVPTAKQSYDILLLILMVLLLVQAVLTSATVVHCATYKSRLRLGAPECEDSLQTATHYHEQQTPNGTLQDYDKDRAWKAVLVQMAQ; from the exons ATGCAGCGTGAAGACCTGTCTGCCAGAGAAGAGTTCACCTACAGCCGCACGTCCACACTGGAGAGGAGCAACGGGACATTGGGGCGGAGGGGCGACAGGAGTCTGGAGAGAAGGCTAGACCGGGGGGAGAGGGAGAGGCCGGAGCGCGACAGCTATACGGTGGACGTGAGGGCCAGTGACCTGCAGCTGGCCCAGCCGGAGCCTCTAAAGCATCCCTGCTTCAGCTACAGGGCCTGGCTCTACAGTGTCCTCATAGGG GGGAGTCTGCTCATCACATCTGGTTTCTCCCTGTACCTGGGAAATGTCTTTCCTGTTGCCATGGACTACTTACGCTGTGCTGCAGGCTCA GGTATCCCTGCAGCAATAGCAAGCTTTGCTATTGCCAAGAAACGACGTGTTGCA GTGTCAGACTTCCAGGTCGTCTACGTGTCGACATTTGCCGTGACGACCACCTGCCTTGTCTGGTTTGGCTGCAAACTGGTCTTGAATCCTTCTGCTGTCAAT ATAAACTTTAACCTGATCTTGATGATCGTGCTGGAGGTGTTGATGGCCACCACCGTCATACTGTCGGCCCGCTCTGCAGACGACTGCTGCTGCCACAGAAAG TCCTATGACAGACCTGTGGTGGTAAAACCTGCGGTGTTCCCCACTCGACTCCTTAAAGCATATTCT GTTATTGAAGTGATTGTGGGAATCTCTGCCGTGTTCGGAGGGATTATCGCCCTCAACATGGACGCTCTGCTTCCTGGTCCCTACTTGTCTGTCACGTTTTTCTGGATCCTTGTAGCT TGTTTTCCAAGTGCAATCGCCAGTCATGTTGTGTCAGAATATCCCAACAAATGCCTG GTGGAGGTGCTGATTGCCATCAGCAGCGTGACGTCTCCCCTCCTCTTTTCAGCCTCGGGTTTTCTTTCTAGCAGCGTGATcagttttattgatatttttctgcATGACGTGCCTACAGCCAAG CAATCCTATGACATCCTGCTGTTGATTCTgatggtgctgctgctggtgcagGCAGTACTTACTTCAGCCACTGTGGTGCACTGTGCAACATACAAGAGTCGGCTCCGCTTGGGGGCTCCAGAGTGTGAGGACAGCTTACAGACTGCGACTCATTACCATGAG CAGCAAACACCCAATGGGACGCTGCAGGATTACGACAAAGACAGAGCCTGGAAGGCGGTTTTGGTCCAAATGGCCCAGTGA
- the mlc1 gene encoding membrane protein MLC1 isoform X2 yields MQREDLSAREEFTYSRTSTLERSNGTLGRRGDRSLERRLDRGERERPERDSYTVDVRASDLQLAQPEPLKHPCFSYRAWLYSVLIGGSLLITSGFSLYLGNVFPVAMDYLRCAAGSGIPAAIASFAIAKKRRVAVSDFQVVYVSTFAVTTTCLVWFGCKLVLNPSAVNINFNLILMIVLEVLMATTVILSARSADDCCCHRKSYDRPVVVKPAVFPTRLLKAYSVIEVIVGISAVFGGIIALNMDALLPGPYLSVTFFWILVACFPSAIASHVVSEYPNKCLVEVLIAISSVTSPLLFSASGFLSSSVISFIDIFLHDVPTAKQSYDILLLILMVLLLVQAVLTSATVVHCATYKSRLRLGAPECEDSLQTATHYHEQTPNGTLQDYDKDRAWKAVLVQMAQ; encoded by the exons ATGCAGCGTGAAGACCTGTCTGCCAGAGAAGAGTTCACCTACAGCCGCACGTCCACACTGGAGAGGAGCAACGGGACATTGGGGCGGAGGGGCGACAGGAGTCTGGAGAGAAGGCTAGACCGGGGGGAGAGGGAGAGGCCGGAGCGCGACAGCTATACGGTGGACGTGAGGGCCAGTGACCTGCAGCTGGCCCAGCCGGAGCCTCTAAAGCATCCCTGCTTCAGCTACAGGGCCTGGCTCTACAGTGTCCTCATAGGG GGGAGTCTGCTCATCACATCTGGTTTCTCCCTGTACCTGGGAAATGTCTTTCCTGTTGCCATGGACTACTTACGCTGTGCTGCAGGCTCA GGTATCCCTGCAGCAATAGCAAGCTTTGCTATTGCCAAGAAACGACGTGTTGCA GTGTCAGACTTCCAGGTCGTCTACGTGTCGACATTTGCCGTGACGACCACCTGCCTTGTCTGGTTTGGCTGCAAACTGGTCTTGAATCCTTCTGCTGTCAAT ATAAACTTTAACCTGATCTTGATGATCGTGCTGGAGGTGTTGATGGCCACCACCGTCATACTGTCGGCCCGCTCTGCAGACGACTGCTGCTGCCACAGAAAG TCCTATGACAGACCTGTGGTGGTAAAACCTGCGGTGTTCCCCACTCGACTCCTTAAAGCATATTCT GTTATTGAAGTGATTGTGGGAATCTCTGCCGTGTTCGGAGGGATTATCGCCCTCAACATGGACGCTCTGCTTCCTGGTCCCTACTTGTCTGTCACGTTTTTCTGGATCCTTGTAGCT TGTTTTCCAAGTGCAATCGCCAGTCATGTTGTGTCAGAATATCCCAACAAATGCCTG GTGGAGGTGCTGATTGCCATCAGCAGCGTGACGTCTCCCCTCCTCTTTTCAGCCTCGGGTTTTCTTTCTAGCAGCGTGATcagttttattgatatttttctgcATGACGTGCCTACAGCCAAG CAATCCTATGACATCCTGCTGTTGATTCTgatggtgctgctgctggtgcagGCAGTACTTACTTCAGCCACTGTGGTGCACTGTGCAACATACAAGAGTCGGCTCCGCTTGGGGGCTCCAGAGTGTGAGGACAGCTTACAGACTGCGACTCATTACCATGAG CAAACACCCAATGGGACGCTGCAGGATTACGACAAAGACAGAGCCTGGAAGGCGGTTTTGGTCCAAATGGCCCAGTGA